From the Streptomyces nodosus genome, the window CGTCAGAATTGAGTCCAGGGCCAGCGCACGCGCCGGTGAGCCGTCGAGCCTCCGGCACATCTCATCGAGGGGCACGTATGTCCGGACTGATCGATACCACGGAGATGTATCTCCGCACCATCCTCGAGCTGGAAGAGGAAGGCGTGGTCCCCATGCGCGCCCGGATCGCCGAGCGGCTCGACCAGAGCGGGCCGACGGTCAGCCAGACCGTGGCGCGGATGGAGCGCGACGGACTGGTGGCCGTCGCCCCCGACCGGCATCTGGAACTCACCGACGAGGGCCGTCGTCTGGCCACCCGGGTGATGCGCAAGCACCGTCTCGCCGAGTGTCTGCTGGTCGATGTGATCGGCCTGGAGTGGGAGCAGGTGCACGCCGAGGCATGCCGCTGGGAGCATGTGATGAGCGAGGCGGTCGAGCGCCGGGTGCTCGAGCTGCTGCGTCACCCCACCGAGTCGCCGTACGGAAACCCGATTCCGGGTCTGGAGGAGCTGGGCGAGAAGGACGGCGCGGACCCGTTCCTGGACGCGAGCATGGTGTCCCTGGCCGAGCTGGACCCGGGCACGGGCGGCAAGACGGTGGTCGTACGGCGTATCGGCGAGCCCATCCAGACGGACGCCCAGCTGATGCACACCCTGCGCCGGGCGGGCGTGCAGCCCGGCTCGGTGGTGAGTGTGACGGAGTCCGCGGGCGGTGTCCTGGTCGGCAGCGGCGGCGAGGCGGCCGAGCTGGAGGCGGACATCGCGTCCCATGTCTTCGTGGCCAAGCGCTAGCACGGTCTTCGTGACCAAGCATTAGCACGACGGCCCCGCCCGGCGGCCGGGACCAGCACCGATGGTCCCGGGCGGGTGTCGGCACCCTGAGCCTTCCGGTGATTTCATCGGATCAACTCCTGCGACTTCAGGGGTTGTTGTGATGATTCCGCGATCTTTCTGCAACCAAGATTCAGTGTGCGGAACCGCAGCGTTCGGACGGCTTACGTGCGAGGCTGTTGCGTGAGGCATATGACCTGAGGGCTCTTGGCCATGGGTGACAGCGATGTCACCCCACCGGGGAGGGGGCGCACGGATGTGCCGCGGACAGGGGAAGGGCCCCGGCGCCGTGGGCGCCGGGGCCTGTCCTCCCCAGTTCCGACCTGGAGCCCCGAGCTCTCAAGGTCGTCCCCCCTCGGACCGTTTTCCCCGAGCGGTCCGCCCCCCGCTGAAGATCTCCCCGCGGAATCCACGGCCAATCCTCGGGGGACGTCACTCGAAGGAGGGGTGTTGCCTCCGGAAACGGCATTTTCGAATGACTATTCGATAGCGTGGGGTGACCGGTCAGTACGACGAGCTCAGGGACCGGCCGCCCGGCGCGGCGGCACACGGCCCGAGCGGAGCAGGGGGGTGCCAGAACGATGGTGCGGCGCATCGACGTGACCGGTGCGGGCGGCGTACGCCTCGCCGCCTGGGATTTCGCCGACCCGCCCCGAGCCGGGGAGGGCGACCGGGCGCCGGGAGTGCTGTTACTGCACGGCCTGATGGGGCGCGCCTCGCACTGGGCGCCCACCGCCCGCCGGCTCTCCGAGCGGCATCGCACCGTCGCACTCGACCAGCGCGGCCACGGCCAGAGCGAGAAGCCGCCCGAGGGGGAGTACACCCGGGAGGCGTACATCGACGACGCCGAGGCGGCCCTCGAACAGCTGGGCCTCGCCCCGGCGGTCCTCGTCGGCCACGCCATGGGCGCGCTCACCGCCTGGCAGCTCGCCGCCAAGCGGCCCGACCTGGTGCGCGGGCTGGTCATCTGTGACATGCGGGCCTCGGCGCTCGGGGCCGCCTCGCAGCGCGAGTGGGAGAACTGGTTCAAGACCTGGCCGCTGCCCTTCGCCAGCCTCGCCGATGTACGGAAGTGGTTCGGCGAGGAGGACCCCTGGGTGGAGCGCCCCGACCCGGCCCGCGGAGAGTTCTACGCCGAGGTGATGACCGAGTCGGAGGACGGCTGGCGGCCCGTCTTCGAACCGGCGCAGATGCTGAAGTCCCGCGAGACCTGGGTGTATGACGCGCACTGGGAGGAGCTGGCGCAGGTGAGGTGCCCCGCGCTGGTGCTGCGCGGTCTGGACGGCGAGCTGGGCCGGGCGGAGGCCCAGGAGATGGTGCGGGTGCTGCCGGACGGCCGGTACGCGGAGCTGTCCGACGCCGGCCACTTCGTCCATCATGAGCAGCCGGAGGCCTGGCACTCGGCGATCGGACCGTTCCTGGCCGAGATCTTCGCGACCTGACCGAGCCGGCCCCGCCCGGGGCCGTCCCGCGAGGTCCGTCGGCCGCTCGGAAAAACAGTTGAATGCTCTCCGGGCCCTTCCTAAGGTGTGGGATACACGAGAAGGGAGGTGGTTCGGCAGATGTATGACAACCGGACGCGTGAGGTGGCTGCGGGCTAGCGGCCCGTCACCACATCCAGTGCGGTGCCGGACCAGCGCGCGAGACGGCGTGCAGCCGGCCCAATCCCAGCAGTCCACCCGACCCGCGAGTTCGCCGGCACGTCCGGCCGGCTCCCCGCCCTCAGGCGGAGGACCCGGACTCGCGGGTCGTCTGCGTTCACGGGCCGTCCGCGTTCGGGCGGACCCGGTGCGCATTCCCCGGCCTCAGGGGCTCAGTCGCTCCACCCTCCAGGTGCCGTCCGGTCGGGCCACATAGCGCAGCCGGTCGTGCAGCCGGTTCTCCCGGCCCTGCCAGAACTCGACCGTCAGGGGAGCGATACGGAAGCCGCCCCAGTGCGGCGGCACCGGGACCTGGGCGCCCTCCGGATAGCGGCTGCTCAGCTCCTCGTAGGCGGCGTCCAGCTCGTCCCTGGAGCGGATGACCGAGGACTGGGTGCTGGCCCAGGCGCCGAGCTGGGAGCCGTGCGGACGGGTACGGAAGTAGGCGGCGGTCTCGTCGCGGCCGGTGCGGCGCGCGGTGCCGGTGACGATCACCTGGCGGGCCATCGGATGCCAGGGGAACAGCAGCGAGACGGAGGGGTTGGCCGCCAGCTCCCGGGCCTTGCGGGAGTCGTAGTTGGTGTAGAAGACAAAGCCCTGTTCGTCGTACTGCTTCATCAGGACCGTGCGTGAACTGGGGCGGCCGTCGGCGTCCGCGGTGGAGACCACCATCGCGTTCGGCTCGAAGATCATCCCCGCCACGGCGGCCTGGGCGGCCTGCTTGAACCAGCGGGCGAACTGGTCCATCGGGCGGGAAGCCAGCGAGGACGCGTCGAGCCCCTCGGCGCGGTAGTGCGCCCGCATCTCGGCGGGGTCATGGGCCAGGTCCTCGACGGGGCCCTCGGCCGCGCGTTCGACGATGGGTTCGAGCTCGGGCTCCGCGGCGGAGCCGGCGGGGCGTCCCTCGGATTCGGATGCGGGTTCGTCCGGGAAGCGGTCGGTCACGCCGTCATCCTGCCGTATGCCCGCACGGTTTCCGCGGGGGGTATACCTCATCGCTGTGGCACTGAGTGCCGCAACCCCTCCCCAAAGATGGCACTCAGAGATATCGTGCAGATGCCACCGAGAACGCCGAGGACAGGGCGCCGGGGCGGAAACCCCTTCCCGTACCCCCACACCCGGCTCACGCTTCCCTCCCGTCGGTTCCTGAACGGAGCCGGGGGAAACCCATCGCATCCGCCGCACCATCACAAGGAGCCGCCTGATGTCCGACTTC encodes:
- the pdxH gene encoding pyridoxamine 5'-phosphate oxidase, with translation MRAHYRAEGLDASSLASRPMDQFARWFKQAAQAAVAGMIFEPNAMVVSTADADGRPSSRTVLMKQYDEQGFVFYTNYDSRKARELAANPSVSLLFPWHPMARQVIVTGTARRTGRDETAAYFRTRPHGSQLGAWASTQSSVIRSRDELDAAYEELSSRYPEGAQVPVPPHWGGFRIAPLTVEFWQGRENRLHDRLRYVARPDGTWRVERLSP
- a CDS encoding alpha/beta fold hydrolase — encoded protein: MVRRIDVTGAGGVRLAAWDFADPPRAGEGDRAPGVLLLHGLMGRASHWAPTARRLSERHRTVALDQRGHGQSEKPPEGEYTREAYIDDAEAALEQLGLAPAVLVGHAMGALTAWQLAAKRPDLVRGLVICDMRASALGAASQREWENWFKTWPLPFASLADVRKWFGEEDPWVERPDPARGEFYAEVMTESEDGWRPVFEPAQMLKSRETWVYDAHWEELAQVRCPALVLRGLDGELGRAEAQEMVRVLPDGRYAELSDAGHFVHHEQPEAWHSAIGPFLAEIFAT
- a CDS encoding metal-dependent transcriptional regulator; translation: MSGLIDTTEMYLRTILELEEEGVVPMRARIAERLDQSGPTVSQTVARMERDGLVAVAPDRHLELTDEGRRLATRVMRKHRLAECLLVDVIGLEWEQVHAEACRWEHVMSEAVERRVLELLRHPTESPYGNPIPGLEELGEKDGADPFLDASMVSLAELDPGTGGKTVVVRRIGEPIQTDAQLMHTLRRAGVQPGSVVSVTESAGGVLVGSGGEAAELEADIASHVFVAKR